In the genome of bacterium, one region contains:
- a CDS encoding (2Fe-2S)-binding protein — MRPLDASPTPINAAARGEPVTITFNGRAYPAWANESVAAALHANGVLRLSRSLKYHRPRGSFCFSGSCAGCYLTIDGRAAEPACLTACRAGLAAHGDGASIDPKRGADLMFPRFIDHHHLFATNPAANRVLREIVRRTPDGIALPDVPREPASPARRVACDVLVVGAGASGLAAATQAASAGRRVILVDENDRPGGRLLDDDRAEAASYLADALLRIRESAASVRLATRVFGRYKEGNIVARDAQGLLSIEASAVIFANGANDEPALIGNNDRPGIIAMRGARRLFYGYAILPGRRPAIVVRDARSVAFARALSASGATLEALIVEDRGAPIEFEQDSDYHAVVYRGYRIARATGFGRVTGLLVRSTDGRETSIDADAIVIDQPPVPAYELAAQAGVAVEFDARAGHFAIVSDEAGQTGSPGMFVAGELAGIDGANVAALGESGERAARSAIEYLATRAGHVEIDE; from the coding sequence ATGCGACCGCTTGACGCGAGCCCGACGCCGATAAACGCGGCGGCGCGGGGCGAGCCGGTGACGATCACCTTCAACGGGCGCGCGTATCCCGCCTGGGCGAACGAATCCGTCGCGGCGGCGCTTCACGCCAACGGGGTGCTGCGCCTTTCGCGGAGCCTCAAATATCACCGGCCGCGGGGATCGTTCTGCTTCTCGGGCTCGTGCGCCGGCTGCTATCTGACGATCGACGGGCGCGCGGCGGAACCGGCGTGCCTGACAGCGTGCCGCGCGGGCTTGGCGGCTCACGGCGACGGCGCATCGATCGACCCCAAGCGCGGAGCGGATCTGATGTTTCCGCGTTTCATCGATCACCACCACCTGTTCGCGACGAATCCAGCCGCCAACCGCGTGCTTCGCGAGATCGTGCGACGCACGCCTGACGGTATCGCGTTGCCGGATGTGCCTCGCGAACCCGCGTCCCCGGCGCGGCGCGTCGCGTGCGATGTCCTGGTCGTCGGCGCGGGCGCGTCGGGCCTCGCGGCGGCGACGCAAGCCGCAAGCGCGGGGCGACGCGTGATCCTCGTTGACGAAAACGATCGGCCCGGTGGGCGGTTGCTCGACGACGATCGTGCCGAGGCGGCGTCGTATCTTGCCGACGCGCTCTTACGTATCCGCGAAAGTGCGGCGAGCGTGCGGCTCGCGACGCGCGTCTTCGGGCGCTACAAGGAAGGCAACATTGTGGCGCGAGACGCCCAGGGACTGCTTTCGATCGAGGCGTCCGCCGTGATTTTCGCCAACGGTGCGAACGATGAGCCGGCGTTGATCGGGAACAACGATCGGCCCGGCATCATCGCCATGCGCGGAGCGCGGCGCCTGTTCTATGGCTACGCGATATTGCCGGGACGCCGGCCGGCGATCGTCGTTCGCGATGCGCGTTCGGTCGCTTTCGCGCGCGCGCTTTCGGCTTCCGGTGCGACGCTCGAAGCGCTCATCGTTGAAGACAGGGGTGCCCCTATCGAATTCGAGCAAGACAGCGATTATCACGCCGTCGTTTATCGCGGCTATCGCATCGCGCGCGCGACCGGGTTTGGGCGCGTAACTGGACTGCTTGTGCGTTCGACTGACGGCCGCGAGACGAGTATCGACGCGGATGCGATCGTCATCGACCAGCCGCCGGTGCCCGCGTACGAGTTGGCCGCGCAGGCTGGGGTGGCGGTGGAGTTTGATGCCCGGGCTGGGCATTTCGCGATCGTTTCCGACGAAGCAGGGCAAACCGGATCGCCGGGAATGTTCGTCGCGGGCGAACTTGCCGGAATCGACGGCGCGAATGTCGCCGCGTTAGGCGAATCGGGGGAGAGGGCCGCGCGCTCGGCCATCGAATATCTCGCGACGCGCGCCGGCCACGTGGAGATCGACGAATGA
- a CDS encoding cardiolipin synthase B: MIARATALALILAASACASVQWGYYRTSVAVKDPAFPTIMAALADGPMTGGNDVRILVNGDEIFDAMLEAIRGATQTVHLESYIIKEDAIGRRFIDALIERARAGVRVRVITDPFGDDLSPATKERMRAAGVEIVVFNPFNWFHPLESNLRSHRKNLVVDGRIGFAGGVGIDERWAGNAEKRGEWRETHVRVEGPVVAQMQRLFAETWRMQTGELLDDPGLYPRLEPAGHAMAAVVGEWRADNWSNIREMFLLALAAARERCWMNIAYFSPDPDFMRALRETVERGVDVRLITTGTESDMYANWLLAQKNYGRLLETGLHIYEYTGTNMHAKSVVADGLFSTIGSANFDNRTFNYNLEINLVFLDEKVAGELEELFLRDLARSVEVSYHDWKRRPVSRRFFEQMVGVIEGWM, encoded by the coding sequence TTGATCGCCCGGGCGACCGCGCTTGCGCTGATTCTCGCCGCAAGCGCCTGTGCGTCCGTTCAATGGGGCTACTACCGCACGAGCGTCGCGGTGAAGGATCCGGCCTTTCCAACGATCATGGCCGCGCTTGCCGACGGGCCGATGACCGGCGGCAATGATGTGCGCATTCTCGTCAACGGCGACGAAATTTTCGACGCGATGCTCGAGGCGATCCGCGGGGCGACGCAAACCGTTCACCTGGAGTCGTACATCATCAAGGAAGACGCAATCGGACGCCGCTTCATCGACGCGCTCATCGAGCGTGCCAGGGCCGGCGTGCGCGTGCGCGTCATCACCGATCCGTTCGGCGACGATCTGAGCCCGGCCACCAAGGAGCGCATGCGCGCGGCCGGCGTCGAGATCGTGGTATTCAATCCCTTCAACTGGTTTCATCCCCTCGAAAGCAACCTGCGTTCGCACCGCAAGAATCTTGTCGTGGACGGGCGCATCGGGTTTGCCGGCGGCGTCGGCATCGACGAGCGTTGGGCGGGCAATGCCGAAAAGCGCGGAGAATGGCGAGAGACGCATGTGCGCGTCGAGGGCCCCGTCGTCGCCCAGATGCAGCGCCTTTTCGCGGAGACCTGGCGCATGCAGACGGGGGAGCTCCTGGACGATCCAGGTTTGTATCCACGCCTTGAGCCGGCCGGGCACGCGATGGCCGCGGTCGTCGGCGAATGGCGCGCGGACAACTGGTCCAATATCCGCGAGATGTTCTTGCTGGCGCTGGCCGCCGCGCGCGAGCGGTGCTGGATGAATATCGCCTATTTCAGCCCCGACCCCGACTTCATGCGGGCGCTTCGCGAAACGGTCGAACGCGGCGTCGACGTGCGGCTTATCACCACCGGCACGGAATCGGATATGTACGCGAACTGGCTTCTCGCACAGAAAAACTACGGCCGCCTTCTGGAGACCGGTCTGCATATCTACGAGTACACCGGTACGAACATGCACGCGAAATCCGTCGTGGCCGACGGGCTGTTTTCGACGATCGGTTCGGCGAACTTCGACAACCGGACATTCAATTACAATCTCGAGATCAATCTGGTCTTTCTCGACGAAAAGGTCGCGGGCGAACTCGAGGAGCTGTTCCTTCGCGACCTCGCGCGTTCCGTGGAGGTCAGCTATCACGACTGGAAGCGCCGGCCGGTTTCGCGGCGCTTTTTTGAACAAATGGTCGGCGTCATCGAGGGATGGATGTGA
- a CDS encoding glycosyltransferase family 2 protein — protein sequence MAADQAMTGTSSDARDLFEATYALVIAHNSGEALVRCAERLAAIFPGRVIVFDNASADDAPSCLPDGIRRFRSPINVGYCAAVNELADRALNAGARAIVVVNPDAAIDEASARNLVAPLAGAGVAAVYGKVVRADDPSVLEGAWGEATFRHRAVRLRGEGARDGPRWNTPRRVLSGHGAAFAARVDAFLAAGGLAPELFAYQDEAEFGLRLAKAGYASVYEPRAVIRHDRPSDAAYRARKAYFVARNSVFIVTRHGGFAQRAKFALFLLAGALLYYLPRAIFADAEARASLGGWMDGLRGRFGPRHDGSPI from the coding sequence ATGGCGGCGGACCAGGCGATGACCGGCACAAGCTCCGATGCGCGCGATCTTTTCGAGGCCACGTACGCGCTCGTCATCGCGCACAATTCGGGCGAGGCGCTTGTGCGTTGCGCGGAGCGGCTCGCCGCGATTTTTCCCGGGCGCGTCATCGTTTTTGACAACGCGTCGGCGGATGACGCGCCGTCGTGCCTTCCCGATGGCATCCGCCGCTTCAGGAGTCCGATAAACGTCGGCTATTGCGCGGCCGTAAACGAATTGGCGGACCGCGCCTTGAACGCCGGCGCGCGGGCGATCGTCGTCGTCAATCCGGATGCCGCGATCGACGAGGCCTCGGCGCGAAATCTCGTCGCGCCGCTTGCGGGCGCGGGCGTCGCCGCGGTTTACGGCAAGGTCGTGCGCGCGGACGATCCGTCGGTCCTGGAGGGAGCGTGGGGGGAGGCGACCTTCCGCCACCGCGCGGTACGTTTGCGCGGGGAGGGCGCGCGCGACGGACCGCGCTGGAATACGCCGCGCCGCGTCCTTTCCGGTCATGGCGCGGCGTTCGCGGCGCGGGTCGATGCGTTTTTGGCGGCGGGCGGCCTTGCGCCGGAGTTGTTCGCGTATCAGGACGAAGCTGAATTTGGGCTGCGCCTTGCGAAAGCGGGCTACGCCAGCGTTTACGAGCCCCGCGCCGTGATTCGTCACGATCGTCCGAGTGACGCCGCGTACCGCGCGCGAAAGGCGTATTTTGTCGCACGCAACAGCGTATTCATCGTCACGCGGCACGGCGGATTCGCGCAGCGCGCGAAGTTCGCGTTATTCCTATTGGCTGGGGCGTTGCTATACTACCTCCCTCGCGCCATCTTCGCGGATGCCGAGGCCCGCGCTTCGCTTGGTGGCTGGATGGACGGCCTGCGCGGGCGTTTCGGTCCACGGCACGACGGAAGTCCCATTTGA
- a CDS encoding HEPN domain-containing protein, with amino-acid sequence MMDVVVKYVEACRDDLDAARALIDANRAFYAPFLCHQALYKALRGLYLERRNSYPIAEPRLDRLADAAGAGDLVSGADREFLRELSMYPEVVEHPVYRVKLLEHAKNAGEIEKRARDLAERVVAALG; translated from the coding sequence ATGATGGATGTCGTGGTCAAATACGTGGAAGCCTGCCGCGACGACCTCGACGCGGCGCGCGCGCTCATCGACGCGAATCGCGCGTTTTACGCGCCGTTCTTGTGCCACCAGGCGCTCTATAAGGCGCTGCGTGGGCTGTATCTGGAGCGCCGGAACTCGTACCCGATTGCGGAGCCGCGCCTCGATCGGCTGGCTGACGCCGCCGGCGCGGGCGACCTGGTGTCCGGCGCGGATCGGGAATTCCTGCGCGAGCTCTCGATGTATCCGGAGGTCGTGGAGCACCCGGTGTATCGCGTCAAGCTGTTGGAACACGCGAAAAATGCTGGCGAAATCGAGAAAAGGGCGCGAGATCTGGCCGAGCGCGTTGTCGCGGCGCTGGGGTAG
- a CDS encoding glycosyltransferase family 39 protein: MGRILGSPHPARFLVVASSGFACAHLTGLVLWSGLGGMDAPEWRALAIALGAVIAWTMAILFAVDRSGRGGELVTRIAPSRLARMAGFATVAAALTAVAVTMIFWNDESSNVAAANFLIEKGFANYFASYATINDWLGPHHPPVLPVIYASYYAVFGASVGLGRVLAVVCSLLALGVGYQWITHRAGGRAGFLAVAGALSIPMTLFAGTAAILDAPFFLFFTLAVIAWERFLESRTYRDAIVCGFIVGLAMLSRYNGVLLPVLFFAQLVLLGEERSRLRDPRTWVALATPAIVALPWILVAAASGTLMPQVERILSFVLIAVVPPGGAFYLKQMIVPLLPFMIGIWNLPVWIHGGMAAWRDRDGALGRRLVVLAAVYVVILAATLPNPRYILSIAIPLGYLAARSIEAVEMREGRGFAYAAHLLGLTAIHVVFVLHQTSDRTIYLFY, encoded by the coding sequence ATGGGGCGCATCCTCGGCTCCCCGCATCCGGCCCGATTCCTCGTCGTCGCCTCGAGCGGTTTTGCTTGCGCGCACCTCACCGGACTTGTCTTGTGGTCGGGCCTCGGGGGCATGGACGCGCCGGAATGGCGCGCGCTCGCCATCGCGCTTGGCGCGGTGATCGCCTGGACAATGGCGATTCTCTTTGCCGTTGACCGTTCCGGCCGCGGTGGCGAACTCGTCACGCGGATCGCGCCTTCCCGGCTTGCGCGGATGGCCGGGTTTGCCACCGTTGCCGCCGCCCTCACGGCGGTGGCGGTGACGATGATTTTCTGGAACGACGAGTCAAGCAACGTCGCCGCCGCGAACTTCCTGATCGAAAAGGGGTTCGCGAATTACTTCGCCTCCTACGCGACGATCAACGACTGGCTTGGCCCGCATCATCCACCGGTGCTGCCGGTGATCTACGCGTCGTATTACGCCGTCTTCGGCGCAAGCGTCGGCCTGGGCCGCGTCCTTGCCGTTGTTTGCTCGCTTCTGGCGCTCGGTGTCGGATATCAGTGGATCACGCATCGCGCCGGTGGGCGCGCGGGTTTTCTTGCCGTCGCGGGCGCGCTATCGATTCCGATGACGCTATTCGCCGGCACGGCCGCGATCCTCGACGCGCCGTTTTTTCTTTTTTTCACGCTCGCCGTCATCGCGTGGGAGCGCTTTCTCGAAAGCCGAACCTATCGCGACGCCATCGTCTGCGGCTTTATCGTCGGCCTCGCGATGCTTTCGCGATACAACGGCGTGCTTTTGCCCGTGCTGTTTTTCGCACAGCTCGTCCTCCTTGGCGAAGAGCGCTCGCGGCTTCGCGACCCGCGCACCTGGGTCGCGCTTGCGACGCCGGCGATCGTCGCGCTGCCGTGGATTCTCGTCGCGGCGGCGAGCGGCACGCTGATGCCGCAGGTCGAGCGCATTCTTTCGTTCGTGCTTATCGCCGTCGTTCCGCCCGGCGGAGCGTTTTATCTGAAACAAATGATCGTCCCGCTATTGCCGTTCATGATCGGCATCTGGAATCTGCCGGTCTGGATTCACGGCGGCATGGCGGCGTGGCGCGATCGCGACGGCGCGCTCGGACGGCGGCTTGTCGTGCTCGCGGCGGTGTACGTGGTCATTCTCGCGGCGACGTTGCCGAATCCGCGCTACATTCTCTCGATCGCGATCCCGCTCGGATATCTGGCCGCGCGCTCGATCGAGGCGGTCGAAATGCGCGAGGGTCGCGGGTTTGCGTACGCGGCGCACCTTCTGGGCCTTACGGCCATTCACGTCGTGTTTGTTCTACATCAAACGAGCGACCGGACGATCTACCTTTTCTATTGA
- a CDS encoding L-glutamate gamma-semialdehyde dehydrogenase, producing the protein MPSEFRNETYTDFTDAENQRAFRDALDSLPLGDEQGLVIAGREVKARRRIESVNPSRPAEIVGRFPVAEAAEARAALDAAWDAFSAWAATPVEIRAQVLFDAAALIRKNKHLYSAAMVVEVGKPWGEADADTAEAIDFLEFYGRQALALQGRTHALTPYPGERPELFYIPLGAGVVIPPWNFPMAIALGMTAAAIVAGNTVVLKPSSDAPFIGRLFFDALVASGMPPGVVNYLPGEGRTAGEELVTNARTRFIAFTGSREVGLGIVEKAGRTAAGQVWIKRVIAEMGGKNGIVVDESADVDSAAAGIVASAFGYAGQKCSACSRAIIHPAVYDRVRDAVAERASALRVGDPRRVDTQMGPVINRNAHAKTMHYIDIGKREAKLLAGGEAIDNDGGYYIAPTVFENVAPGSTLDQEEIFAPVLSIIKTDATAFEDLVALANATEYGLTGAVYSADRKHLNYARDHFHVGNLYFNRKCTGALVDVHPFGGFNMSGTDSKAGGRDYLLLLTQAKSVSEKI; encoded by the coding sequence ATGCCCTCCGAATTTCGAAACGAGACCTACACCGACTTCACGGACGCCGAAAACCAGAGGGCGTTTCGCGACGCGCTCGATTCGCTGCCGCTTGGCGACGAGCAGGGGCTTGTCATCGCCGGGCGCGAGGTCAAGGCGCGGCGGCGGATCGAAAGCGTCAATCCGTCGCGTCCCGCCGAAATCGTCGGCCGCTTTCCTGTTGCCGAAGCCGCCGAGGCGCGTGCAGCGCTCGACGCGGCCTGGGACGCATTTTCCGCATGGGCCGCGACGCCCGTCGAAATCCGGGCGCAGGTTCTTTTTGATGCGGCCGCGCTCATACGTAAAAACAAGCATCTCTATTCCGCCGCGATGGTCGTTGAGGTCGGAAAGCCCTGGGGCGAGGCCGACGCGGACACCGCGGAGGCGATCGATTTTCTGGAATTCTACGGGCGCCAGGCGCTTGCGCTCCAAGGCAGAACACATGCGTTGACACCGTATCCGGGCGAGCGGCCCGAGCTCTTCTACATTCCGCTCGGCGCCGGCGTCGTGATTCCGCCGTGGAATTTCCCGATGGCGATCGCGCTTGGGATGACGGCCGCCGCGATCGTCGCCGGCAACACGGTCGTCCTCAAACCGTCGAGCGACGCGCCCTTCATCGGCCGGCTGTTTTTCGACGCTCTCGTGGCGTCGGGCATGCCGCCGGGTGTCGTCAACTACCTGCCGGGCGAAGGGCGCACCGCCGGCGAAGAGCTTGTCACGAACGCGCGGACGCGGTTCATCGCCTTCACAGGTTCGCGCGAGGTCGGTCTTGGCATCGTCGAAAAAGCGGGGCGCACCGCCGCCGGCCAGGTGTGGATCAAGCGCGTCATTGCGGAGATGGGCGGCAAGAACGGCATCGTGGTGGACGAGTCGGCCGATGTGGATAGCGCCGCGGCGGGAATTGTGGCGTCCGCGTTCGGGTACGCGGGGCAAAAGTGCTCCGCGTGCAGCCGGGCGATCATCCACCCCGCGGTGTACGATCGCGTGCGCGATGCGGTGGCCGAGCGCGCATCGGCCTTGCGCGTCGGCGATCCGCGCCGCGTCGATACGCAGATGGGGCCGGTCATCAACCGAAATGCCCATGCCAAGACGATGCACTACATCGACATCGGAAAACGCGAGGCGAAGCTGCTCGCCGGCGGCGAGGCCATCGACAACGACGGCGGCTATTACATCGCGCCGACCGTTTTCGAAAACGTCGCGCCGGGATCGACGCTCGATCAGGAAGAAATCTTCGCGCCGGTACTCTCGATCATCAAGACGGACGCAACGGCGTTCGAGGATCTCGTCGCGCTTGCGAATGCGACGGAATACGGCCTGACGGGTGCGGTTTATTCGGCCGATCGGAAACATCTGAATTACGCGCGCGATCACTTTCACGTGGGCAATCTCTACTTCAACCGCAAGTGCACCGGCGCGCTCGTGGACGTGCATCCGTTCGGCGGATTCAATATGAGCGGCACGGACTCCAAGGCCGGCGGGCGCGACTATCTCCTGCTTCTGACGCAAGCCAAATCCGTTTCCGAAAAGATCTGA
- a CDS encoding (2Fe-2S)-binding protein, with amino-acid sequence MMAKVFVCRCEDVTEEEIRAAVRAGRRDLESLKRYLAAGTGPCQARHCMSAIARVLEDELGAPLDGTAPFVSRPPFAAATIGEFAATGAGDDGDSQ; translated from the coding sequence ATGATGGCCAAGGTCTTTGTCTGCCGCTGCGAAGACGTGACCGAAGAGGAAATCCGCGCCGCGGTGCGCGCGGGACGGCGCGATCTGGAGAGCCTGAAGCGTTATCTCGCCGCGGGCACCGGGCCGTGTCAGGCGCGGCATTGCATGTCCGCGATCGCGCGCGTGCTCGAGGACGAACTCGGTGCGCCGCTTGACGGCACCGCGCCTTTCGTGAGCCGCCCGCCGTTTGCCGCCGCGACGATAGGCGAATTCGCGGCGACCGGCGCGGGCGACGACGGGGATTCACAATGA
- a CDS encoding inositol monophosphatase, whose product MTTPITPALLIPRVVAIAKEAGAFLASRAGISRIEHKGEINLVTEADIACERLLRDRLLALVPGSSFFAEEEGGERTGEWQWVVDPLDGTNNFAHGIPIWCVSIALRNGGEVVLGVVHVPPFGETFTATKGGGAYLNGEPIRASATGRLIESVVATGFAYDRRTNPQNNLDHFREMALEVQGLRRCGSAAIDLCWLAAGRFDGFWELRLGTWDVDAGILIVREAGGRVTDFGGEPPADPPPHLLATNGHLHDEMMSVLARHPAWKRGTPP is encoded by the coding sequence GTGACAACCCCCATCACCCCCGCGTTGCTGATCCCGCGCGTCGTCGCCATCGCGAAAGAAGCGGGCGCGTTTCTCGCCTCGCGCGCGGGAATCAGCCGCATCGAGCACAAGGGCGAGATCAACCTCGTCACCGAGGCCGACATCGCCTGCGAGCGGCTGTTGCGGGACCGCCTGCTCGCGCTTGTTCCCGGTAGCTCGTTTTTCGCGGAAGAAGAGGGCGGCGAGCGCACCGGCGAGTGGCAGTGGGTCGTCGATCCGCTCGATGGCACGAACAACTTCGCGCACGGCATCCCGATCTGGTGCGTTTCGATCGCGCTTCGAAACGGCGGCGAGGTGGTGCTGGGCGTCGTCCACGTGCCGCCGTTTGGCGAGACCTTCACGGCGACCAAGGGCGGCGGCGCGTACTTAAACGGCGAGCCGATCCGCGCGAGCGCGACAGGGCGTCTGATCGAAAGTGTCGTCGCGACGGGGTTCGCGTATGACAGGCGCACGAACCCGCAAAACAATCTCGATCACTTCCGCGAGATGGCGCTTGAGGTGCAGGGCCTGCGCCGATGCGGCAGCGCCGCGATCGACCTGTGCTGGCTTGCCGCCGGGCGGTTCGACGGCTTCTGGGAGCTTCGCCTGGGAACGTGGGATGTCGACGCGGGCATCCTCATCGTTCGCGAGGCCGGCGGGCGCGTGACGGATTTCGGAGGGGAGCCTCCGGCGGACCCGCCGCCACACCTCCTGGCCACGAACGGCCATTTGCACGACGAGATGATGTCCGTACTCGCCCGCCATCCCGCCTGGAAAAGAGGGACGCCGCCATGA
- a CDS encoding FAD-dependent oxidoreductase, which yields MTHRYIILGGGLAGLTMADELLARGNEATVLEAAPEVGGLARNIEVRGHLFDIGGHRFFSDKQEINDWFRALMEGEIVEVIRKSRILMNGRFADYPLRPVNAFFGMGPMQSLKIVLGYLNVVGRNGGPQENFEDWVVARFGRPLYDIYFGPYTEKAWGVDPTRISAEWAAQRIQLVSLTEAVRKAVLPSKDSPRTYVSRFMYPRRGIGRITQRLAERVRSRGGDIRLKHAVEAIEKRGSQYAVSAGGATFEGDRIVSTIPVPLLANFLGEPMGEGALEYRCLRCVFLLLNRPRVTDDTWIYVPDRNVTFARIHEPKNWSREMVPGDGTSLCLEVFCTEGDEIWNMPGDELHRLCVDDLARLKFIDPGDVAHAHDIRVRNAYPVFLVGYRPILDDVLRRVAAHEGVYTVGRTGSFTYTNMDQVVDQALRLTERIVGA from the coding sequence TTGACGCATCGATACATCATTCTCGGCGGCGGGCTCGCCGGCCTGACCATGGCCGACGAGCTTCTCGCGAGGGGCAACGAGGCGACGGTCCTTGAGGCGGCGCCCGAGGTGGGCGGCCTTGCGCGCAATATCGAGGTGCGCGGGCATCTGTTCGACATCGGCGGCCATCGCTTCTTTTCCGACAAGCAGGAGATCAACGACTGGTTCCGCGCACTGATGGAAGGCGAAATCGTCGAGGTCATCCGCAAAAGCCGCATCCTCATGAACGGCCGTTTCGCGGATTATCCCCTGCGGCCGGTCAACGCATTTTTCGGCATGGGGCCGATGCAGTCGCTGAAAATCGTTCTCGGCTACCTGAATGTCGTCGGACGAAACGGCGGGCCGCAGGAGAATTTCGAGGATTGGGTCGTCGCCCGGTTCGGACGGCCGCTATACGACATCTATTTCGGCCCGTATACGGAAAAGGCGTGGGGCGTCGATCCGACGCGCATCAGCGCCGAATGGGCCGCGCAGCGCATCCAGCTCGTTTCCCTGACCGAGGCGGTCCGCAAGGCGGTGCTGCCGTCGAAGGATTCGCCGCGCACCTACGTCTCGCGCTTCATGTATCCGCGCCGCGGCATTGGCCGAATCACGCAACGACTGGCCGAACGCGTCCGTTCGCGGGGTGGCGACATCCGCCTGAAACACGCCGTCGAAGCGATCGAAAAGCGCGGATCGCAATACGCGGTTTCCGCGGGCGGCGCGACCTTCGAGGGCGACCGCATTGTCTCCACGATTCCCGTGCCTCTTCTGGCGAACTTTCTTGGTGAGCCGATGGGCGAGGGCGCGCTGGAATACCGCTGCCTGCGTTGCGTCTTCTTGCTCCTGAACCGGCCGCGCGTCACCGACGATACGTGGATCTACGTGCCTGACCGCAACGTGACGTTCGCGCGCATCCACGAGCCGAAGAACTGGTCTCGCGAGATGGTGCCCGGCGACGGCACGAGCCTGTGCCTGGAGGTCTTTTGCACCGAGGGCGACGAGATCTGGAACATGCCCGGCGACGAGTTGCATCGGCTCTGCGTCGACGATCTGGCGCGCCTGAAGTTCATCGATCCCGGCGACGTCGCGCACGCGCACGACATCCGCGTGCGGAATGCGTATCCCGTGTTTCTTGTCGGATACCGGCCGATCCTCGATGACGTTTTGCGTCGCGTCGCGGCGCACGAAGGCGTTTATACCGTGGGGCGCACCGGGTCGTTCACCTACACCAACATGGATCAGGTCGTCGACCAGGCGTTACGTCTGACCGAACGGATCGTCGGCGCGTAG
- a CDS encoding FAD-binding oxidoreductase: MNARVVIIGGGVIGLAIAYHLTRGGAKNVVVLDREHLNAGATGRCGGGVRQQWSSGLNVRITRRAVELFKALPIETGHNVWFRQGGYLFLAKSPAQLASLETNVLVEHEYGAKTRVLDVHEIGRRWPFLNLDGVAGGSFNAEDGVLFPFSVVWALAEGVRQHGGEVRTHVEVTGLDTAGNRVTRVRTNAGDIDADIVINAAGAWSPAIASMAGVRLPNYAEKHEAIVTEPLRPFLDPNVVPMDSGVWISQTMRGEIYACLGVDKGPANDYDPTWKFIRTISRRLVELIPRLSGVKVLRQWGGFYDVTPDANPIVGHAAPYENFWQCHGFVGHGFMMAPAVGEIVAARILRGTDDEIFWAWRLSRFEEGETRRETMIIG, from the coding sequence ATGAACGCGCGCGTCGTCATCATCGGCGGCGGCGTCATCGGACTTGCGATCGCGTATCACCTCACACGCGGCGGCGCGAAAAACGTCGTCGTCCTGGATCGCGAACATCTGAACGCCGGGGCGACGGGCCGTTGCGGAGGCGGCGTGCGCCAGCAGTGGTCGAGCGGTTTGAACGTGCGCATCACGCGGCGCGCGGTCGAACTGTTCAAGGCCTTGCCGATCGAGACGGGGCACAACGTCTGGTTTCGCCAGGGCGGCTACCTGTTTCTTGCGAAGTCGCCGGCGCAGCTAGCGAGCCTCGAGACAAACGTGCTTGTCGAGCATGAGTACGGCGCGAAAACGCGCGTTCTCGATGTGCACGAGATCGGCCGCCGCTGGCCGTTCCTGAATCTCGACGGCGTCGCCGGCGGATCGTTCAACGCGGAAGACGGCGTGCTGTTTCCGTTTTCTGTCGTTTGGGCGCTTGCGGAAGGCGTGCGCCAGCACGGCGGCGAGGTGCGAACGCACGTGGAGGTGACGGGACTCGACACGGCGGGCAACCGCGTCACCCGCGTGCGCACGAACGCGGGCGATATCGACGCTGACATCGTCATCAACGCGGCGGGGGCGTGGTCGCCGGCGATCGCATCGATGGCCGGCGTTAGACTTCCGAACTACGCCGAAAAACACGAGGCGATCGTCACCGAACCGCTGCGCCCGTTCCTCGATCCGAATGTCGTGCCGATGGACAGTGGCGTTTGGATTTCCCAGACGATGCGCGGCGAAATCTACGCGTGCCTTGGCGTCGACAAGGGCCCCGCGAACGATTACGACCCGACGTGGAAATTCATCCGCACAATCAGCCGGCGCCTCGTGGAACTCATCCCGCGCCTTTCCGGCGTGAAGGTCTTGCGCCAGTGGGGCGGTTTCTACGACGTGACGCCGGACGCCAACCCGATCGTCGGCCACGCCGCGCCGTACGAAAATTTCTGGCAGTGCCACGGATTCGTCGGGCACGGATTCATGATGGCGCCGGCGGTCGGCGAGATTGTCGCCGCGCGCATCCTTCGCGGCACGGACGACGAAATCTTTTGGGCGTGGCGGCTTTCGCGGTTTGAAGAGGGCGAAACGCGGCGCGAGACGATGATCATCGGTTAG